A window of the Enoplosus armatus isolate fEnoArm2 chromosome 5, fEnoArm2.hap1, whole genome shotgun sequence genome harbors these coding sequences:
- the mrpl44 gene encoding large ribosomal subunit protein mL44 — MASGYILNRGVLTLGIHCQRVGRNISLSQVREKKRWMKAYTYLMAKKLKLEGPPPPKPRSQQPHWDYHAEVQAFSSRLYESFSLELLKTAFVNPCYLQAEQERRQGLGVDSETTALVLKDNIQLSKQGAGFTKSFLTDWCRASFPSLPSEGVESIVEHLTSSALVAYVARNLSIEDLTMCADCPVPDDVLHSTFMAVIGALQESSGAERTGFFLRDFLVTQLIGKELFDMWTVVNPMGLLVEELTKRNVPLPEPRLIRSAGASTVLPLYFVGLYSDKKLLAQGPGETLVAAEEEAARVALRKLYGYTENCRPFDFSPPQQHQQPLIQSLSSN, encoded by the exons ATGGCGTCCGGGTACATACTAAATCGTGGTGTGCTAACATTAGGAATTCATTGTCAGCGTGTTGGCCGTAATATTTCATTATCACAGGTTAGAGAGAAAAAGCGATGGATGAAGGCATACACATACCTCATGGCAAAGAAGTTAAAGCTTGAAGGACCTCCACCACCGAAGCCACG TTCTCAACAGCCTCACTGGGACTACCATGCTGAGGTTCAGGCTTTCAGCAGCCGCCTCTATGAGAGCTTCTCCCTGGAGCTACTGAAAACAGCCTTCGTCAATCCCTGTTACCTGCAGGCGGagcaagagaggagacaggggtTAGGCGTGGACTCTGAGACCACCGCTCTTGTTCTGAAAGACAATATTCAGCTGAGTAAACAGGGAGCGGGTTTCACCAAAAGCTTCCTAACCGACTGGTGCAGGGCCAGCTTCCCGAGCCTGCCGAGTGAGGGGGTGGAGAGTATCGTAGAGCACCTCACCAGTTCAGCACTTGTGGCCTATGTAGCAAGAAATCTCAGCATTGAAGACCTAACCATGTGTGCAGACTGCCCTGTTCCTGATGATGTGCTTCATTCTACATTCATGGCAGTGATTGGAGCTCTACAGGAAAGCAGTGGAGCAGAGCGAACTGGATTTTTCCTCAGG GATTTCCTGGTCACTCAGCTGATAGGGAAGGAACTGTTTGATATGTGGACAGTTGTCAACCCCATGGGACTACTGGTGGAGGAGCTTACTAAGAGGAATGTTCCTCTGCCAGAGCCTCGCCTCATCAGGTCTGCTGGAGCCAGTACCGTCCTGCCACTATACTTTGTCGGCTTGTACAG TGACAAGAAACTTCTGGCTCAAGGTCCAGGAGAGACTCTTGTAGCAGCCGAGGAAGAGGCAGCTCGTGTGGCCCTGCGGAAACTCTACGGCTACACTGAGAACTGCAGACCCTTTGACTTCTCTCCaccacagcagcatcagcagccatTAATTCAATCACTTAGCAGCAATTAA